From the Trifolium pratense cultivar HEN17-A07 linkage group LG4, ARS_RC_1.1, whole genome shotgun sequence genome, the window GCAGATGGAgaggcgtgggtgtggcggaggcgattgagggcgtgggaggaggagtcGTTGAGGGAGTGTCAGCTGTTActtcttgacatttctttgcaggatcagACTTTGGACAGGTGGCAGTGGCGCCCAGATCCTGATGCAGGGTATACTGTTGCGGGAGGTTTTCAGATTCTGACTCATCAGGTTTATGTCGCCTTACATGATGCGGAAAAACTTATTTGGCACCCTCAGGTTCCACTGAAGGTTTCCATCTTCGCGTGGCGTTTATTGCGGGATAGGTTGCCCACGAGAGCCAACCTGGTCATTCGTGGAGTTCTGTCTTCTACCGTTGATTCTTGTGTGTTTGGTTGTGGAGTGACTGAGTCGGCCCATCACTTATTTTTATCTTGTAGCATTGCTGGCTCTCTTTGGGACTTAGTCTATGCGTGGGTTGGCATTTCTCCGATGGATTTCACTACTttgcgtgatcattttgtccagtttacAGCTTCGGCAGGGATATCTCGAGCGCGACGGTCTTTTCTACAGCTTCTTTGGCTAGTTTGTGTTTGGGtgatatggacagagagaaatcatcgtttgttcaaaggctcaacaGGCACACCTCGTCTtttgttggataagatcaagcttttctcatttaggtggttgaagtcgacgagtatTACGTTAGCTTTGAACTACcctagctggtggtctagtccattattgtgtttgggccttgtatgatttgattgtGATTGTATCTCTATGACtctattgtaaacttttttagtctaccttggcacgtcttgtgctgacgaggctgtttgtgttaatatatttcattttggcttcttcaaaaaaaaaaacaaaaagtttcGGAATAATGAATGAAgattttttacaagaaaaaggATAATACAGTACCATTTGACAATAAACaagaattatcaacaaaaaaaaaaaagcacactaataatattaatattactaaAATGAATAacaagagaaataaataaattttcagtCCAATGATTGTTTGACTTTAGATTTACTTTTAGTCCCCAAAAAAGTATAAAAACTGTATGTTTTTAATTCCAACCGGAGACTAAAAACAAAGAGCTTGTAGTATGAATGGTAGGAAAACCCAAATTCGATAGACCCATCCGAAACCAAACtaaagtcaacgggcgaaacccgagctgactgggtttgggttcgggtggcaCCCAAATatatgggtgtgagtttgagtagtatcaaacccacacccgaaactcattcACGCACCCGTTTATATATCAAATTACCTATCTACCCCTATGTACTTTGATcccttttaaatttttgaatgttGTACTGGTGCATGTTGTAGTGATGATAACATTTTATGAATtgtttagtataaaaaaaaaaactattttgaaatttacaaacTATATTACCAAGTTATGCTACATTTTGCATTATATCAAATATAGTTCGGGTCAGGTTTGAGCAGATAATCAATTATGCGTGTTCTTGTTACGGGTTACGGGTTTcgggtttgggtgaaaaaacCCGAACTGAGCGGGTGTGTCTTTCATTTTCCCACCTGAACAAtatttgggtttgagtttgggtggcACCCAAATATACCCAAACTCACACCTATGGGCACCCATTACCATCCCTAGTTTGTAGAAATTGAAACTTGAAACTTCATAATTTCTTAGAGTCTACAATTATATTTAACTGAAAATTCAAAAACAAGAAATGTTATTCACGGAACATtaaaaatatgtgaagcctAAGACATGATTTTCAATAGGAAAGAAGTTGAAGCATAAGATCCTACCAGCAGTTATATTTTCTTTCAAGAACTGTTCCACCACGTCTTCATTTTGAGCAACGGTTAAGCTATTCAACAGCAAGGTAGTTTTTTGTTAGAATAAAATCACATGATATAAAATGTGGTGTGTTTGTATGGACGTATATTTTGAGTGTATGTAAAACAGCCAAGAAgttacaaattaaaaatcatgATCCTGCAAGTTAGCAAAGAAGAgagtaaaataaattaaaagtaaagtGACAACacacaacaaaataaattaccttGGAGATTTGTGATTTCTAAATTTTTGAgatcatcataaaaaaatgatctTTCTTCAAGGGTCGGGTCGGTGAATCGAATATCCTCAATTCTATTCTTCTGTTTGAATACATGGATTCCACTTTCTATAAACATTGAGTGATTGTTTTTGTCCTTATACATAATCTCCATGTGGTTCCATTCTTTGTTTAAAAGCGCTTCATCCAAATTATCTTCGAACTTTATTATCTTTTGAAGATCAAAAATGTATGTATGATCTGGTCTAACATACAAACTATGATCACCGCCGTATTCATTCATGTTCCTAGAGTCAAGTTGACTTTCTTTGCCATTGATGATCACGATAGGGTAGATTGAAGAAATGACAAACATCGAATCGGGAACAAGACAAACAGCTATAGCAGGAAACTTGTTACGAAACCAAAAAGATATTGACCCTCCGCTACTACAGTGCTCGAACCAATCTGGAATTCTAGATCCCGGCAACTTAAACATGGTACTTCCAGCTTCATGCAATTCCTATTTAAAAGTTCATAATAtcaaattttagtattttatatcatataatttaattattttcgtatagattatacaaaataattaaacaaaccTGATTCAGTAACATTTCTGTAGAGGTCCAAGATTTACACCATAGTGCAGAAAATATTTCCAAGTTTGGCGGTATTCCTCTAACTTCTCGAAGATATTTGCAGTCATCCACATGAAGCTCACTTAATAGATGATATTCTTTAATGCATTCCGGAAGAATTGTAAAATTATTACCCGTTAAGATTAATTCTTTCACGTTTCTAAACCATGTGAGACTTGTTGCAAAAAAGTCATTTGATAGTCTGCAATATGGGAGATAAAGACGTTCTACATTTGAAGTCACCGTTAAAATAACTGTTTGTTCACCCTCGGATTGCTTTGGAAATATCAACCCATTTAATACCCAAGCAATAATCACAACCAAATTTGGCATCATGAATAAGTTTCTTGGTAAACTAAAAGTTCCGCAACAACGTAGTTGTAATGTTTGAAGATGAGTAAGATTTTGGAATGAAAATGGCAAATCAATTATTGGGATTCCTTCCAACACAAGTTCTGTTATATTTTCAATCTTCCCTAATATTTCTGGAAAACTCTTGAGGTTCAGGCAAAATGAAAGATCGAGTTGCTCAAGGGACGCCAATTTGATAGGTGGAAATCTTCTAAGCTTAGTACAACCTCTGGCACTCAAAACTTTAAGTTTATCCAATAACCCGACTGATTCgtgaattttaattaaattgttacAATTGTGAAATGAAAATTCTTCTAAATTTAAGAGACAAGACACATCAGGTATTTCTGTCAAACAATTTGCCTcgtcaaaattcaaaatcttaacattcaaaaacttctgcaaaaaatttaaaagaagaaagaaatgagaaccaaataaataatgttAAAAATGTATTTATAAATTTACATACAGAAGAAATGAAATCATTAGACTTACTTTCAATGAGTCGGTCTCGAGTGACGTTATGCAACTTTTTCGCAAGGTTAATATGGCAAGTTTCTTCGGATGAAAATCTTGTGGTAAATATTCAGAAGGATATCCCTCCCATTTGACTACTCTTAAACTATTAGGAAGATATTTCGGTCCTTTGGTAAAATGGCCACCTTTCATAATGATGATAACAAGGGTTTTGAGATTTTTCATCTTCTTGAAAGCCGATTCATCCAATTCCACTTCATTTTCACATATCAGATATATGGTTTTAATCGCGCTAGTTCCCTtataaaaagatataaaaaaagaTGTGATGCAAGATTTTAATAGTTTAAAAAAGGACAATTTAAGTTTATAGAGAAGAAATATAAACTATCCACATCAATCATACTCACTGTATTGTCTTCTAAAACTTGAATTATATCTTCGTGAAACCATAATCGACTACGATTTCCAGGTTCGTCTGGTGATTCCAATCGAACAATTTCTTTAGCCATGTCTTCTATCAAGTCGTGCACACTGAATCCACCAAACCAATTAATCTTTATGAGAGATTTTTCAACCAATACTCCAATATGATATTTCATGCAAGCATCATAATGAACATGGAGCATCTTTTCTACACTTGTCAATGTATGTTCTGTTCCTGTATAGAAACAAGCTATGTCAAGAAAAACACTTTGTTCATCTTCCTCCAAAGCATCAAAACTTACTTTGAGTATATTTTGGATCTCTTTATTAGGAATGATTTCATATCGATGTAATGCAGATTCCCATTCTTGTATATTCTTTCCAAATAAATTGGAACCCATTACTGTTAAAGCCAATGGAAGTCCCGAAGCATAGGCTACTACGCGTTTCATGACATCCAAGTAACTAGGATGAAATTTCTCTGCTTTAAAAGCTTTCCAAGTAAGCAATTGAAGAGCATCTTTCTCATCTAACACATTTAATTCATATGTTCTGTTAACCCCATGACTTTCAAACAAATGTTTGTCTCGACTTGTAATAATAACTCTGCTTCCGGAACCAAGCCAATCAGACCCTCCAACCAAGGCCTCCAGTTGTTCTATTTTGTCAACATcatctaaaatcaaaagaacTTTTTTCTGCTGGAGTCTATGTTTTATTATTGAAATTCCTTGTTTGACACTTGataacttaattttcttttctccaAGTGTTTCTGAAAGAATAATCTTTTGGAGATGTTCTAACCCAtgtttgtttgaattttctcTCACATTTTCAAGAAAACACAAAGCTTCAAAGTGGTCGGCAATCAAATTATAAACCGCCAGAGCAAGTGTTGTTTTCCCTATCCCGCCGTTTCCATGGATCCCAATCATGTTGACCTCTTCAGACCCAACATCAAGAAGTGAATTTATTTCTAGCATTCGAGGCTCTAGTCCAACCGGATAGTCAGCAACAGGTAAAGCAACACGATTCATCTTGTTGGAAACATGTTCAACTATATTTCCAATAAACTCATATTCATATCCCTCACTACAAAAACAAATTCATGAAGTCTTAGTAGTTAGTTACTAGTTTGTGATCAATGTCTAGGTTTGATGACATGTAATcaatgtagtcaggttctcACACTGGGTCTTAGGTTCTTACGATCCTACGAGCTCGTAAAGGCCAAAAGAGCTTAGAACCCATGTAGGTTCCTTTTTTGACCTGTCTATAGTCAGGTTCTCGCACTGGGTCATAGGTTCTTACGATCCTAGAGGGTTTTTTGACCTGAGCTCTAGACGGCTCTGCCGTGAACCTCCCGGCGGTTAGTGTATGCTTGTTCTCACCCCTTTCTCACTTTCGTTCACTCCTCTCTCACTTTCAACCATCTATTTCACTCAAACCTCTGTCCTTACTGAAACCTTCTGAACTCATCTCTTTCACTCTCAAGTTTCAATCCacagttttcatttttttttttgtaacccTACTGTTGCTTCTTCTAACGCTCTGTTATGAACTTATGAACATCTGGAATGATGtgtatgaaatattaattaattaagtttattttgttcgtgtattatatattttttgtgtttatgtGTATATGTGAAGTTACAATTTTACCCTTGAGTAGGATCTTACGAATCGAGCTACGATCCCGATCTTACGATTCTCAACCAGCCTAccgatcctacgtaggatctTGGACCTGACTACATTGCATGAATAATCAGGATCATTTTATcataatcaaatataattttagtctcTTCTCCCTCTTCTCTCTTTAATATGTTAATTTCTAACAATAATAattgaacaaaacaaaattattgaaaaaatatataagaagaTAGGTACCCTTTTTTGAAATGCCAGCCTGACAAGTTAGCTACTTGTTGTAGAGCTGATCTCCATTTATGCAACCTCTGCATGTTATTCTTGAATCTCTCCTCATGCATAGCTAAAGCTTCTCCGTAAGACCCTGCCTGCTTTCGCACAATAGAAGGATCTATATCATAAAAGATTGGCAAAACCAACCTACCCTTTCCCTTAATGTCGTCAAGGATCTTAACAAGTTCGTCTAAGCAAAATGAAGAAGATGCATAGTTCTCAGAGAGTATAATAATGGCAATTCTAGACTCTTCAATTGCTTTAAGAAGTGATGGTGTGATTTCTTGTCCTCTCTCAAGCTCCTCATTATCAATAAAGGTATGGATTCCCTTGTTATGAAGAGCTATGTAGAGATTGCCGGTGAAACCATAGCGAGTGTCTAGACCTCTAAAGCTAAGGAATACATCGTAAGTGAATCCATAACAGAAGGATGAAGAGGGTGTCAACAAAGCCATTAGCAGATGGAAATTAAATGTAGTTTTGGGTTTCCATGTCCAAAGTCATTGAAATATATAGTTGAAGTATCTTGAGTGAAAATGATATAAGTgcattattgaaattaaaaaataaaattattttcaagttGTTTAAAGCATATAAGCTATCCaattgttttatgataaaaaagaaaatagaaataaaaaaatcaacccACCATGTTTAAATTTATGTGGATTTGGATCATCTACATGTGTCCGTTTCcttaaataatttatgtaaGACGCTGATAAGAAATTAATTATAgtcattttaataaaaaataatattacattaaaaattaatagaaagGATCCTCCTCATTGAAATAATAAACTTGATGAAATAATGTCTGAATCTAGACCATTGAATTGCAAttatgaaataatatttttatttagtatatagacgaaatgacaaagacattataaactcacacacataggTGAGGGAGTTGGAATTTGAACCCCGACCATGACGTTTGACCTAGTAACGATGGCTCTGCAAGTGAACAGAATCgtaaccaagtaataaagtagtcagttatcgttctccacatggattgtgccaAAGTTACCAGTTTTGATTAGGAATTTATGcaataaaagtaaattaaagTAAAAGGTAATTTACATTCGCTTTGTTTGATTGAGTGGGGGTTTTGACAAATAATAGTAAATAACAATTAAAGTAAAGAGCAATTGTAATAAAGAGTTGAGTTTCAAATGAGAACTGGTGGTTAAGTACTTTCGAATTCCTCCTCTATTCCTGCTTGGTAACTGACGCTATATATGCATACTATCGAAGTATTATCTAGAGATtaatttctatgaaaataagCCTAGTAGAACTATACTTACTTCTATTATAATCTGTTTAGAGTGAATCAATCAAACTAGGTTTAGCCTTCGTTATTTCTTGTCCTTACCTTAACGAGTTCAGCCTTTGGTGGGCATCCTTACCTGTAGAAGTTCCtaatttaacaagttctctagCGTAACTGGTTTCCCTAATACAGAATTTAACTACGtgtgaatttaatggtctcatataaGTAGGTTATAGTATCTCTTTGTTTTCGAAGTCTTAGATGTGTCATGATATCCACTTCGACCCTAAGTACTAACAACATATGCGGCTGATCATATATGTTAGTATATAAAACGATAAATACAGATACTGACAGATAATAAATGAATAGCAATTTGTATATAAGCTTGGAAAATAACCAGATTACATGTCTCAAGCATTCCTAtgggagttcatctacttgacCTAACCCTGATGGGGTTTAGCtactaaaaaccataaaaaacaataaGGAAAAGAAAGCATAAAGATTACCCTTATGCCCTCGAAGCACTTGAGCTCTCtgtgcctcctccttagagttctcctaactctcttgGGCTTTTCTGCGCGTctatcgcacccatcgtggccacgatggcgtgtaattatgcctcatcgtggccacgatggatcatatcgtggtacgatggaagatttccTCAGTATTCTCTGTGTGCTTTTGccgtcatcatcgtgccacgatgacaagtcatcgtggtacgatgaaaaagattttttgcagattttcttcaatttaaaccgtctTCTCATCGTGTCACGCCGgatctcatcgtgggtacgatgggtTGCActgtttattatgtttttgcccttttttatactttttccacttttcttgcttccgggccaagtaacttcactttctcaggtatttgcttgcttttgggcttcaattgctattgaaactaccctaaattactactaaaaatatcatataattgactgtcatcacctagcaattttgatattttttgtcaaTTGAGCTATGAATTATTGACATATGggataatattttaattaaaaaaatttaaaaaaagttgataCATGGTTAagatataaaaattgaaaattttgagaggaaaaaaatggaaagaatcATTGCTCGAAAATTATTTATtccattatttaattttttttccaaaaaaaaatcaaaattaaaaaatattgtttcaaattttcaatataatttttttatttttttttttttttggtcaagaaaatTAGgcaaaacttaaaatttttttatttttttaacaagtacaCTAAAATTACctataatttatattgtatggtaaccaaaaaaaatattttatattgtagCACTAGGTGTagttttttcttattaaaagaAGAAGTGTTGCTATCCTGACCGATTCCCTAATAAGTTGACTTCAGAAACTCTCGCTTTCCATGGAGTGTGGGCCCAATAAAACTTCAAAGTCCAAACCCATATACGCATCCAATGTAAACCCTCTTTTTAGACAAAGCCTTTTATAATTATAGCTCAACAACAACttcttaaaaacaaaacaacaacttGCAGATTTTGAAGCATGAATGATATTCATGTCATTTAAAATTTGTCACATTATTTatagttattttattattttatattaatttgaatttgaataatgTAGTGAATTTTGCGTTCACAAATTAATCTTTTTTACTTCTAATCATGTTGAATTTATGTTTCTATATTTGATTATCAATatcaatttaaatgaatgaataaatattaAAGTTTTAGTATAAAAACAATAATCCTATATCACATATGCATCTTCGAACACatgaaattttaacaaaaatgtCTATATAGGCATCTGCTAATTTTTTAAGCTTTTAATATATGTTCTgttagtgtaaattaattttttatgactATTGGTCATACATCCATTTTTAGATCATTTCAATTTAGTTTAGGTAgaggtttttatgtttttatcacAGTTTAGTAGTTAGTTGCATACAATTAGAGATTGCTTGTAATTGAAGAAAGGAGCAGAATTTTAGTAGTTTTTGGACCTGTTAAATGCATGGGGTGCTTTTGAAGAGTTGATGATCCTATTTCATTCTGTTGTTTGCGCCTGGCTGCATTTGaggaattttttaataaatgtgagGCGCTTTTTGCCCAATCTCTGACTGCCatgtatttaaaaaagaaaagcgCGGTGCTCTTAGGGTTAGGGCCATGTGTGGGGAGGCACATGATCTGATCCATCTCTagatctataaatagagctcttgGCAACAAGGTTGGGGTTCCGAATTTTGCTTGAAATTTGAAGATTATCTCATAGTTGAAGATTGGATTTTTCTCCATGGAAACAAGATTGAAGTCTTCATTCATTCCTAATCATATGTATTCATCTCTTAATTCTATAGCAATTTCGGTTCCAATTATGAGTAGCTTAATTCTCATAAGATTATGTCTCTAGATGAGTTTAATTTGATACTACTTGAACCTATGTAATTTTTTAGTACTGTTTCAATGAATTGCGAAGTTAGTATTATTCCATTATGTCTTGTTTTTAATGTATTGATCTCGAGCATCATCTCACTATGAAATATAGGTTTTGATTCTAGATCTAGGCTAATTGTTCATTTAACAATAACTTTAGTCTCTAGACATATTGGATTGTTAATTGTGATTTAAGCATTAACGTATTTCAAAACCTTCTTTAATTATTAACTCACCTAACACATTAGGGAGTTATAATTAAAGGAGAGGGTTATGAGCCAAGAAATTGATCATAACTAGTTTGTTAATCTATCGTGATACTAAACGAGTAAGGCGCGAGATCTTGAAAGGACAAAGAATAAAACCGAGACGATTATATATTTAGAGGGAAGTTAGTACTTTATTTGGTACCCGATACATGCGGGTTAAACATGCAGTAAATTATAAATCAAGAGAATAACAAGTCATTGCCTGAAGAGCATGATACGTCCCCTCAGCATCTACCACACGCGCaggctatgaagcacggactccgacacggacaccgcgacatgacacggacaccgcgacactgttaatgtaaaaaatatgggacaccgacaccgctacatatttataaaacatataaattgataatcaaaatatatacatgtaaatctaatttgagcaagttatttcttaaaaaaaaaatttaaaacaatatattaaagtattttacttttgtttatccatctactatagagaaaaactaaaaatattgtaatcaaaatgtaatgtcttcaatctATCATTGattaatattgttgtttcgacacatctttaactcttgtagatatgtctgatatgtgtCTAAGGAGaatataagcaaagaaaaaatagtttttttttagattctgtccgacacgtgtcgtatGAATGTCTAACAAGTGTCGGACACCGGtcaaaggagtgtcaaagtAAAGGAATAATTGACTTTTTTCCGACACCGatatgagctatccgacacgtgtcggaagagtgtcatacgagtgtcggacaccgacacgtgtcggacaccgcgacacgcctaatcatagaggtgtccgTGCTTCGTAGCGCGCAGTTGTTGAGTGCATTCTGCATCCACAATGGCCTGAATAAAATCCCAAGTACAAAATGAATTCAAAGTAAAGCAGTATGTAGCTAAAGTGACAACacacaacaaaataatttacCTTGGAGATTTTTGAGATCATCATCTAATATGATCTTTCTTCACGGGTTGGTGAATCGAATATCCTCTATTCTACTCTTCTGTTTTAATACATGGATTCCACTTTCTATAAGCATTGAGTGATTGTTTGCATCCGTATACATAATCTCTACGTGGTTCCATTCGTTGTTTAAAAGTGCTTCATCTAAATTATCTTCAAACTTCATCTTTTGAAGAtcaaaaatatatgtatgatcTGGTTCAATCAACAAACTAGGTTCACCGTATTCATCTGTGTCCCTAGAGTCAAGGTCACATTTATTGCCATTGATGATCACGGTAGGATAAATTGAAGATGTGACAAACATCGAATCGGGAACAAGACAAAGAGCTATAGCAGGAAACTTGTTACGAAACCAAAAAGAAATTGACCCTCCGCTACTACAGTGCTCGAACCAATCTGGAATTCTAGATCCCGGCAACTTAAACATGGTACTTCCAGCTTCATGCAATTCCTATTAAAAGTTCATATATCAACTTTTAGAATTTTATCATATAAttgaattattttcatataaattattaaaataaataataataataataataatacctgATTCAGTAACATTTCTGTAGAGGTCAAAGATTTACACAATCGTGCAGAAAATATTTCCAAGTTTGGCGGTATTCCTCTAACTTCTCGAAGATACTGACAATAATCCAAACAAAGATTCCTTAACAAATGACATTCTTTAATTCCTTCGAGAAGAATTGTGAAATTATTACCCGATAAGTCTAACTCTTTCACATTTCTAAACCATATGAGACCTGTTTGAAAAAAGTCATTTGATAGTTTGCATAATGGGAGACGAAGACATTCTACATTCGAAGACAGCGTTGAAAAAATTCTTTGTTCACTCTTAGATTGCTTTGGCAATATCCACCCTTCTAATTTCCAAGCAATAATCTCAACCAAATTTGGCATCATGAAAAAGTTACTTGGCAAACTAAACGTTCCACAATAACGTAGTTGTAATGTTTGAAGATGAGTAAGATTTTGGAATGAACATGGCAATTCTTTTATTGGAGTTTCTTCCAGCACAAGTTCCGTTAAATTTTCCATCTTCCCCAGTATTTGCGGAAAGTTCTCGAGGTTCAGGCAAAATGAAAGATCAAGTTGCTCAAGGGACATCAATTTGATAGGTGGAAATCTTCTAAGCTTACTACAGCCTCTGGCACTCAAGACTTTAAGTTTATCGAATAACCCGACAGATTCGTGAATTGTAATTAAACTCTTacaatttttaaatgaaatttcTTCTAAATTTAAGAGAGAAGACACATCAGGTATTTCAGTCAAACAAGCTGcctcatcaaaattcaaaatcttaatATTCAAGAActtctgcaaaaaaaaaaaaaaaaaaaaaaaaaaagaaagaaagaaattataatcaaataatgTTAAAAGtgaatttataaatttatatactGAAGAAATGAAATTATTACACTTACTTTCAATGAGTCAGCCAACTTTAGTGATGTTATGCAACTTTTTGGTAAGTTCAATATGGCAAGTTTCTTTGGATGAAAATCATGTGGTAAATATTCTGAAGGATATCCTTCCCATTCGACTACTCTTAAACTATTTGGAAGATACTTGGGTCCTTTGGAAAAATGGCCATCTTTGATAACGAGAGTTTTGAGATTTTTCATCTTCTTGAAGGCTGATTCATCCAATTCTACCTCATAGTTTTTACACATCAGATATATGGTTTTAATCGCACTAGTTCccttttaacataaaaaagaataaatgatCAATCATACTTGCATTACAGGTCTATATGCATTATATTCAACACATGTATTCGAAAAAATGTACATGTAATAtaggaaaaatataaaaacaaatgtgATGCGAgattttattagtttaaaaaaGCACAATTTAAGGTTATAGAAGTAAAATAAACAATCCACATCAATCATACTCACTGTATTGTCTTCTAAAACTTGAATTATATCTTCATGAAACCATAAACGACTACGTTTTCCAGGGTCGTCTGGTGATTCCAATCGAACAATTTCTTTAGCCATGTCTTCTATCAAGTCATGCACACTGAATCCACCAAACCAATTAATCTTTATGAGAGATTTTTCAACCAATACTCCAATATGATATTTCATGCAAGCATCATAATGAACATGAAGCATCTTTTCTACACTTGTCAATGTATGTTTTGTTCCTGTATAGAAACAAGCTATGTCAAGAAAAACACTTTGTTCATCTTCCTCCAAA encodes:
- the LOC123882343 gene encoding disease resistance protein RUN1-like isoform X2; the encoded protein is MALLTPSSSFCYGFTYDVFLSFRGLDTRYGFTGNLYIALHNKGIHTFIDNEELERGQEITPSLLKAIEESRIAIIILSENYASSSFCLDELVKILDDIKGKGRLVLPIFYDIDPSIVRKQAGSYGEALAMHEERFKNNMQRLHKWRSALQQVANLSGWHFKKGEGYEYEFIGNIVEHVSNKMNRVALPVADYPVGLEPRMLEINSLLDVGSEEVNMIGIHGNGGIGKTTLALAVYNLIADHFEALCFLENVRENSNKHGLEHLQKIILSETLGEKKIKLSSVKQGISIIKHRLQQKKVLLILDDVDKIEQLEALVGGSDWLGSGSRVIITSRDKHLFESHGVNRTYELNVLDEKDALQLLTWKAFKAEKFHPSYLDVMKRVVAYASGLPLALTVMGSNLFGKNIQEWESALHRYEIIPNKEIQNILKVSFDALEEDEQSVFLDIACFYTGTEHTLTSVEKMLHVHYDACMKYHIGVLVEKSLIKINWFGGFSVHDLIEDMAKEIVRLESPDEPGNRSRLWFHEDIIQVLEDNTGTSAIKTIYLICENEVELDESAFKKMKNLKTLVIIIMKGGHFTKGPKYLPNSLRVVKWEGYPSEYLPQDFHPKKLAILTLRKSCITSLETDSLKKFLNVKILNFDEANCLTEIPDVSCLLNLEEFSFHNCNNLIKIHESVGLLDKLKVLSARGCTKLRRFPPIKLASLEQLDLSFCLNLKSFPEILGKIENITELVLEGIPIIDLPFSFQNLTHLQTLQLRCCGTFSLPRNLFMMPNLVVIIAWVLNGLIFPKQSEGEQTVILTVTSNVERLYLPYCRLSNDFFATSLTWFRNVKELILTGNNFTILPECIKEYHLLSELHVDDCKYLREVRGIPPNLEIFSALWCKSWTSTEMLLNQELHEAGSTMFKLPGSRIPDWFEHCSSGGSISFWFRNKFPAIAVCLVPDSMFVISSIYPIVIINGKESQLDSRNMNEYGGDHSLYVRPDHTYIFDLQKIIKFEDNLDEALLNKEWNHMEIMYKDKNNHSMFIESGIHVFKQKNRIEDIRFTDPTLEESTNLQA
- the LOC123882343 gene encoding disease resistance protein RUN1-like isoform X1, producing MALLTPSSSFCYGFTYDVFLSFRGLDTRYGFTGNLYIALHNKGIHTFIDNEELERGQEITPSLLKAIEESRIAIIILSENYASSSFCLDELVKILDDIKGKGRLVLPIFYDIDPSIVRKQAGSYGEALAMHEERFKNNMQRLHKWRSALQQVANLSGWHFKKGEGYEYEFIGNIVEHVSNKMNRVALPVADYPVGLEPRMLEINSLLDVGSEEVNMIGIHGNGGIGKTTLALAVYNLIADHFEALCFLENVRENSNKHGLEHLQKIILSETLGEKKIKLSSVKQGISIIKHRLQQKKVLLILDDVDKIEQLEALVGGSDWLGSGSRVIITSRDKHLFESHGVNRTYELNVLDEKDALQLLTWKAFKAEKFHPSYLDVMKRVVAYASGLPLALTVMGSNLFGKNIQEWESALHRYEIIPNKEIQNILKVSFDALEEDEQSVFLDIACFYTGTEHTLTSVEKMLHVHYDACMKYHIGVLVEKSLIKINWFGGFSVHDLIEDMAKEIVRLESPDEPGNRSRLWFHEDIIQVLEDNTGTSAIKTIYLICENEVELDESAFKKMKNLKTLVIIIMKGGHFTKGPKYLPNSLRVVKWEGYPSEYLPQDFHPKKLAILTLRKSCITSLETDSLKKFLNVKILNFDEANCLTEIPDVSCLLNLEEFSFHNCNNLIKIHESVGLLDKLKVLSARGCTKLRRFPPIKLASLEQLDLSFCLNLKSFPEILGKIENITELVLEGIPIIDLPFSFQNLTHLQTLQLRCCGTFSLPRNLFMMPNLVVIIAWVLNGLIFPKQSEGEQTVILTVTSNVERLYLPYCRLSNDFFATSLTWFRNVKELILTGNNFTILPECIKEYHLLSELHVDDCKYLREVRGIPPNLEIFSALWCKSWTSTEMLLNQELHEAGSTMFKLPGSRIPDWFEHCSSGGSISFWFRNKFPAIAVCLVPDSMFVISSIYPIVIINGKESQLDSRNMNEYGGDHSLYVRPDHTYIFDLQKIIKFEDNLDEALLNKEWNHMEIMYKDKNNHSMFIESGIHVFKQKNRIEDIRFTDPTLEERSFFYDDLKNLEITNLQA